One part of the Sphingopyxis sp. PAMC25046 genome encodes these proteins:
- a CDS encoding DUF899 family protein, whose product MHIAEGEATTPEIADRAAFQAQLDELRAREKAHTRAGDEIAAARRRLPMVAVDGAARLIGKDGPTTLLDAFEGRRMLIAYYYMWFTGRPAERQCQGCSWFTSQVRELSYIHSRDATYATFCQGPYEESSRYRDFMGWNLPWYSVTEGLDTLLAGREAGSMYLICYLRRGSDVFETYWTTRRGVEAMDNCYRLLDLTVYGRQEEQEVSPPGWPQGWGENETVHPFRSDGRPIAQWPRLEAGFSDDLGN is encoded by the coding sequence ATGCACATAGCCGAAGGAGAAGCCACCACGCCCGAGATCGCGGATCGGGCGGCATTTCAGGCGCAACTGGACGAACTGCGCGCACGCGAAAAGGCGCATACGCGCGCCGGCGACGAAATCGCCGCGGCACGGCGCCGGCTGCCGATGGTGGCGGTCGACGGCGCCGCGCGGCTGATCGGCAAGGACGGCCCCACGACATTGCTCGACGCGTTCGAGGGCCGGCGAATGCTGATCGCCTATTATTATATGTGGTTCACCGGCCGGCCCGCGGAAAGGCAATGCCAAGGATGCAGCTGGTTCACCTCGCAGGTGCGCGAGCTCAGCTACATCCATTCGCGCGACGCGACCTATGCGACATTCTGCCAGGGCCCATATGAAGAGAGCAGCCGGTATCGCGATTTCATGGGATGGAACCTGCCATGGTATTCGGTGACGGAGGGGCTCGACACCCTGCTGGCCGGCCGCGAGGCGGGCAGCATGTACCTCATCTGCTATCTGCGCCGCGGCTCCGATGTCTTCGAGACCTATTGGACGACGCGCCGCGGGGTCGAGGCGATGGACAATTGCTATAGGTTGCTCGACCTCACCGTCTATGGGCGGCAGGAAGAACAGGAAGTATCGCCACCCGGCTGGCCGCAAGGCTGGGGAGAGAATGAGACGGTGCACCCCTTCCGCAGCGACGGCCGGCCGATTGCGCAGTGGCCGCGCCTCGAAGCCGGTTTTTCGGATGATCTAGGCAACTGA
- a CDS encoding sulfatase-like hydrolase/transferase, with translation MGWDVNRRTFVGGMGALAAAGLALPTYAKNGKKLNVLMIVTDQEQGIASYPKGLLEKLPAHRELMERGMLVENYHVHTTPCTPSRSTIFQGHHTQQTGLFLNSDNAPNPVAAEDMPTLGHMMQAAGYYTSYKGKWHLSRMNFERDWNRVPGGIYPSTERAMEKYGFHDYGFDGEELGLTWDGYRADMYVAGDAARSIFDFVRRDKAEGKPWFMVVGLINPHDIMFYDATGEQAKHRVHPDILAPLRREPGDPIYEVDNKFDLPESFYKDDLSTKPEAHRAIVRLNDLFYGPMPHDDEASWHRFNNYYYNCLRDVDRRLGQLLWALKESGQIDNTIIIYTSDHGERAGAHGMRQKAGTMYREETNIPMIIAHPYVKGGQATKGLMGAIDIAPTLMSLAGLSADEGRNRFPDLPGVDVSALLSSPTAPTERDRRGHFFNYAVAHMWEPASNRVVGPRPPGEKIPDYSAIYDLSKRRLHRGVHDGRWKFARYFAPAYHHMPRDWKTLNARNDLELYDTHADPGELVNLANDPKHRKTVMRLNAMVNALSEREIGKGLDDGREYPGPTEMYNQPG, from the coding sequence ATGGGTTGGGACGTGAATCGGCGGACATTCGTCGGCGGTATGGGCGCGCTCGCCGCCGCCGGATTGGCGCTGCCGACCTATGCGAAGAACGGCAAGAAGCTGAACGTACTGATGATCGTCACCGATCAGGAACAGGGCATCGCCAGCTATCCAAAGGGCCTGCTCGAAAAGCTGCCGGCGCACCGCGAATTGATGGAACGCGGGATGCTCGTCGAAAATTACCACGTCCACACGACGCCCTGCACCCCGTCCCGCTCGACGATCTTCCAGGGACACCACACCCAGCAGACCGGGCTGTTCCTAAACAGCGACAACGCGCCCAATCCGGTCGCGGCCGAGGATATGCCGACGCTCGGCCACATGATGCAGGCCGCAGGCTATTACACGAGCTATAAGGGCAAGTGGCACCTCAGCCGGATGAATTTCGAACGCGACTGGAACCGCGTGCCCGGCGGCATCTATCCCAGCACCGAACGCGCGATGGAGAAATACGGCTTCCACGACTATGGCTTCGACGGTGAGGAACTCGGCCTGACCTGGGACGGCTATCGCGCTGACATGTATGTCGCGGGCGACGCCGCGCGCAGCATCTTCGATTTCGTGCGCCGCGACAAGGCGGAGGGAAAGCCGTGGTTCATGGTGGTCGGGCTGATCAACCCGCACGACATCATGTTCTATGACGCGACGGGCGAGCAGGCGAAGCACCGCGTCCATCCCGACATTCTCGCGCCGCTGCGCCGCGAGCCCGGCGACCCGATCTATGAGGTCGACAACAAGTTCGACCTCCCCGAAAGCTTCTACAAGGACGATCTTTCCACCAAGCCCGAAGCGCATCGCGCGATCGTGCGCCTCAACGACCTCTTCTACGGCCCGATGCCGCATGACGACGAAGCGTCGTGGCACCGCTTCAACAATTATTATTACAACTGCCTGCGCGACGTCGACCGGCGGCTCGGGCAATTGCTCTGGGCGCTCAAGGAAAGCGGCCAGATCGACAATACGATCATCATCTATACCAGCGACCATGGCGAACGCGCCGGCGCGCACGGGATGCGGCAGAAAGCGGGCACGATGTACCGCGAGGAAACCAATATCCCGATGATCATCGCCCATCCCTACGTGAAGGGCGGACAGGCGACCAAGGGCCTGATGGGGGCGATCGACATCGCACCGACCTTGATGTCGCTCGCCGGGCTGTCGGCCGACGAAGGGCGCAATCGCTTTCCCGACCTGCCGGGGGTCGATGTATCGGCGCTGCTGTCGTCGCCGACCGCGCCGACCGAACGCGACCGGCGCGGGCATTTTTTCAACTATGCCGTCGCGCATATGTGGGAACCGGCATCGAACAGGGTCGTCGGCCCTCGCCCGCCGGGCGAGAAGATTCCCGACTATAGCGCGATCTACGACCTGTCGAAGCGGCGGCTGCACCGCGGCGTCCACGACGGACGCTGGAAGTTCGCGCGCTATTTCGCGCCAGCGTATCACCATATGCCGCGCGACTGGAAGACGCTCAATGCGCGCAACGACCTCGAGCTTTATGACACCCACGCCGATCCGGGTGAACTGGTCAATCTGGCGAACGACCCCAAACACCGGAAGACGGTGATGCGGCTCAACGCGATGGTCAACGCGCTGTCGGAACGCGAAATCGGCAAGGGTCTCGACGACGGTCGCGAATATCCCGGGCCGACCGAAATGTACAACCAGCCCGGATAA
- a CDS encoding sodium:proton antiporter, which yields MFAIDSLLVKIALIGIIGLGAQWIAWRTGRPAIALMLIAGIVAGPILGFINPERDFGALREPIIKLAVAVILFEGGLSLKFRELRQAGTAVLMLVFIGVPLGWALGTAAAYYGAGLPLELAALFGGVMVVTGPTVIAPLLRSLNIPPRVKHMLKWEAIVNDPIGALIAVGVYSYITHGGSAAASTVVIDVAAASLLAILLGTAAGFALTTAYLRGWIPEYLKAPILLTSVIGVFVLSDLVMHETGLITVTAMGVVMANRETYSSHTLRRFKEDLTILLVSGVFIILSATLDWQVVRNFELRFVLFLLLLLFVVRPLTIMTALLFTRIPLRERLFVAWIAPRGIVAVAVTGLFALRLTDYGVPGAEALVPLGFGVVIVTIFAHGFTAGTVARLLDLDRGKGNGVLLVGANSWTIAFAEFVKRQERNVLIADEDKLALRRARRADIPVYHGNILDEAHEDEIELGQYRQLIAATGSDSYNALVCSELAPEIGADRVSRTGGQSRLKGLRRGRIFTLAGTPIEELLDRLQAGWSFGRTRITEKFTYDDFVARMKANGGDSLAVAKSSGELVIFSSERRPTVEPEDVIWTFVPPEAPAISEASARSSDAPSVTAP from the coding sequence ATGTTTGCAATCGACTCGCTGCTCGTCAAAATCGCGCTCATCGGCATCATCGGCCTCGGCGCCCAGTGGATTGCCTGGCGAACGGGGCGCCCTGCGATCGCCCTGATGCTGATCGCGGGGATCGTCGCCGGACCGATTCTTGGCTTCATAAATCCCGAGCGGGACTTTGGCGCGCTGCGCGAGCCCATCATCAAGCTCGCCGTGGCGGTGATCCTCTTCGAGGGCGGACTCAGCCTCAAGTTCCGCGAGCTGCGACAGGCCGGCACCGCGGTGCTGATGCTCGTGTTCATCGGCGTGCCGCTCGGCTGGGCGCTCGGCACCGCCGCGGCCTATTACGGCGCGGGCCTGCCGCTCGAACTCGCGGCGCTCTTCGGCGGGGTGATGGTGGTCACGGGGCCGACCGTCATCGCCCCGCTGCTCCGCTCGCTCAACATTCCGCCGCGCGTCAAGCATATGCTCAAATGGGAGGCGATCGTAAACGATCCGATCGGCGCGCTGATCGCCGTCGGTGTCTACAGCTATATCACCCACGGCGGAAGCGCGGCGGCAAGCACGGTGGTCATCGACGTCGCGGCGGCAAGCCTGCTCGCCATCCTTCTAGGCACCGCGGCCGGCTTTGCCCTTACCACGGCCTATCTCCGCGGCTGGATTCCGGAATATCTGAAGGCGCCGATCCTGCTGACATCGGTGATCGGGGTGTTCGTCCTGTCGGATCTGGTGATGCACGAGACGGGGCTCATCACCGTCACGGCGATGGGAGTCGTGATGGCCAATCGCGAAACCTATTCGAGCCACACGCTCCGGCGGTTTAAGGAAGATCTGACGATCCTGCTCGTGTCGGGCGTCTTCATCATCCTGTCCGCGACGCTCGACTGGCAGGTCGTCCGGAATTTCGAACTGCGCTTTGTCCTGTTCCTTCTGCTCCTCCTCTTCGTCGTGCGCCCGCTCACGATCATGACGGCGCTGCTCTTCACGCGCATCCCGCTGCGCGAGCGCCTGTTCGTCGCCTGGATCGCGCCGCGCGGCATCGTCGCGGTCGCCGTGACGGGGCTCTTCGCGCTTCGCCTCACCGACTATGGCGTTCCGGGTGCCGAGGCGCTCGTGCCGCTGGGCTTTGGCGTGGTCATCGTGACGATCTTCGCGCACGGCTTTACGGCGGGAACCGTGGCGCGGCTGCTCGATCTCGATCGCGGCAAGGGCAACGGCGTCCTGCTCGTCGGTGCCAACAGCTGGACGATCGCCTTTGCCGAGTTCGTGAAGCGGCAAGAGCGCAACGTGCTGATCGCCGACGAAGACAAGCTTGCGCTCCGCCGCGCACGCCGCGCCGATATTCCGGTTTATCACGGCAATATTCTGGACGAGGCGCATGAGGATGAGATCGAACTCGGCCAGTATCGCCAACTGATCGCGGCGACCGGCAGCGACAGCTACAACGCCCTCGTCTGCAGCGAGCTTGCGCCCGAGATCGGTGCCGACCGCGTCAGCCGCACCGGCGGACAGTCGCGCCTGAAGGGCCTGCGCCGCGGCCGCATTTTCACCCTTGCGGGCACGCCTATCGAGGAGTTGCTCGACCGCCTCCAGGCCGGCTGGAGTTTCGGGCGGACGCGCATCACGGAGAAATTCACCTATGACGATTTCGTCGCGCGGATGAAGGCGAACGGCGGCGACAGCCTCGCCGTTGCGAAATCGTCAGGCGAGCTTGTCATCTTCTCGAGCGAACGGCGCCCTACCGTCGAGCCGGAGGATGTGATCTGGACATTCGTTCCGCCCGAAGCGCCGGCCATATCCGAAGCGTCCGCCCGATCGAGCGACGCGCCTTCCGTAACCGCTCCGTAG